A window of the Roseovarius sp. S88 genome harbors these coding sequences:
- the dxr gene encoding 1-deoxy-D-xylulose-5-phosphate reductoisomerase, producing MKRVSVLGATGSIGQNTLDLIRRDRDAFEVVALTAGRNVDQLARDAREFCADLAVIGDETQLDALRDALAGTRTKVAAGEQAIIEAGARSADWVMSAIVGFAGLAPGLAALEQGATLALANKESLVAAGALLLDTAKRHNARILPVDSEHSAIFQALIGEDPASVSRVIITASGGAFRDWPMEKLSTATAAEAATHPNWDMGQRITIDSASMFNKALEMIEAREFFDVSPDQIEVLVHPQSLVHALVGFCDGGLMAHVGPHDMRHAIGFALNWPERRALPVDVLDLAQTGTLEFEAPDLNRFPPLRLARHVMEARGHSGAVFNGAKERALDHFIAGRIGFLQMSEVVEEVLTRILHQSGLNDDQITLDTACKADHLARDGADAVVQELIG from the coding sequence ATGAAGCGGGTCAGCGTTCTAGGCGCGACCGGCTCTATCGGTCAAAACACGCTCGACCTCATTCGGCGTGACCGCGATGCGTTTGAGGTGGTGGCGCTGACGGCTGGACGGAATGTTGACCAACTGGCACGTGACGCCCGTGAATTTTGCGCAGACCTGGCTGTCATAGGTGATGAAACCCAGCTTGATGCGCTGCGAGATGCACTTGCCGGAACGAGAACCAAGGTTGCCGCAGGCGAGCAGGCGATCATTGAGGCTGGCGCGCGTTCTGCTGATTGGGTCATGTCGGCCATTGTCGGGTTTGCCGGGTTGGCACCGGGCCTGGCCGCGCTGGAACAGGGGGCTACGCTGGCGCTGGCCAACAAGGAATCACTGGTCGCCGCAGGGGCGCTGCTTCTGGACACCGCCAAGCGGCACAATGCCCGAATCCTGCCGGTCGATAGTGAGCATTCGGCAATTTTTCAGGCCCTTATCGGCGAAGATCCCGCGTCAGTCTCTCGCGTGATCATCACCGCCAGCGGCGGCGCCTTTCGCGACTGGCCGATGGAAAAGCTGTCCACTGCCACCGCTGCGGAGGCCGCGACGCACCCCAACTGGGACATGGGGCAGCGTATCACCATCGACAGTGCGTCGATGTTCAACAAGGCCTTGGAAATGATTGAAGCGAGAGAGTTTTTTGACGTCTCGCCCGATCAGATCGAAGTGCTTGTGCATCCGCAATCCTTGGTTCATGCGCTGGTCGGGTTCTGTGACGGCGGGCTGATGGCCCATGTTGGTCCGCATGATATGCGCCATGCCATCGGCTTTGCGCTGAACTGGCCCGAACGGCGCGCGCTCCCGGTGGATGTGCTTGATCTTGCCCAAACCGGCACGCTTGAATTTGAAGCACCGGATCTGAACCGGTTTCCGCCATTGCGCCTGGCGCGGCACGTGATGGAAGCTCGTGGCCACAGCGGCGCTGTGTTTAACGGTGCCAAAGAGCGTGCGCTGGATCATTTCATTGCCGGACGCATCGGATTCTTGCAAATGAGTGAGGTCGTCGAAGAGGTTTTGACCCGGATTTTGCACCAAAGCGGTCTAAATGATGACCAGATCACCCTTGATACCGCGTGCAAAGCAGACCATTTGGCACGGGATGGGGCGGATGCCGTGGTACAGGAACTGATAGGGTAG
- the rseP gene encoding RIP metalloprotease RseP has translation MEFIPQFGGLFFTIIAFIAALSVIVAIHEYGHYIVGRWCGIKAEVFSLGFGPVLASRVDKHGTKWQFAALPFGGYVKFLGDANAASGTSDGSVEEMPENIKRQTMIGAPLWARTATVAAGPVFNFILSIAVFGAIILSQGRVAEPLAVGELTPLPAEGLTLAAGDELLTIEGVPIPSLDAEDEGFGDFVDQLPQTAVLNYEVRRDGQVQTVTGPHPMPPLVVQLAPRSAAFETGLKQGDVIVGVDGTSVATFNELKDVVEASNGRTLPLRVWRDGAVLDYDLTPRRVDEPREEGGFETNWRIGIAGGLAFELATERESPGAALANGAAQTWNVIEGSLSGLYHMITGAISSCNMSGPIGIAEVSGAMASQGVDSFIWFIAVLSTAVGLLNLFPIPVLDGGHLVFYAYEAATGRKPSDKALRVLMTVGLTLVLGLMLFALFNDIFCP, from the coding sequence TTGGAATTTATACCGCAATTCGGTGGGCTCTTTTTCACCATCATCGCTTTTATCGCGGCACTTTCGGTGATCGTGGCCATCCATGAATATGGGCACTACATTGTGGGCCGCTGGTGCGGCATCAAGGCCGAAGTGTTCTCGCTTGGCTTTGGTCCGGTTCTTGCGTCGCGCGTGGACAAACACGGCACGAAATGGCAGTTCGCCGCCTTGCCCTTTGGCGGCTATGTGAAATTTCTGGGCGACGCCAACGCCGCCAGCGGCACGAGCGATGGCAGCGTCGAAGAGATGCCGGAAAACATAAAGCGCCAGACCATGATCGGTGCGCCGCTTTGGGCGCGAACAGCGACAGTTGCCGCAGGACCCGTGTTCAATTTCATTCTCTCCATTGCGGTTTTCGGTGCGATTATCCTGAGCCAGGGACGGGTTGCTGAACCATTGGCAGTAGGTGAACTGACGCCTCTTCCCGCAGAAGGGCTTACTCTGGCGGCGGGCGATGAGCTTCTGACAATAGAAGGTGTGCCTATTCCTTCGTTGGACGCCGAAGATGAAGGCTTCGGCGATTTTGTAGATCAACTGCCTCAGACGGCTGTCCTCAATTATGAAGTCCGCCGCGATGGCCAGGTGCAGACGGTCACGGGCCCACATCCCATGCCCCCACTGGTGGTACAACTTGCGCCGCGCTCCGCAGCATTTGAGACAGGGCTCAAGCAAGGCGATGTCATTGTCGGCGTGGACGGAACGTCCGTCGCAACATTTAACGAACTGAAAGACGTTGTCGAAGCTTCAAACGGGCGTACCTTACCGCTCAGGGTATGGCGAGACGGGGCTGTGCTGGATTACGACCTGACGCCGCGACGCGTGGATGAGCCACGCGAAGAGGGTGGGTTCGAAACGAACTGGCGCATTGGCATTGCGGGCGGTCTGGCCTTTGAACTTGCGACCGAGCGCGAAAGCCCTGGCGCGGCACTGGCGAACGGCGCCGCACAAACCTGGAACGTGATCGAAGGGTCATTGTCCGGCCTGTACCACATGATCACCGGAGCCATCAGCAGCTGTAACATGTCCGGACCGATCGGGATCGCCGAAGTATCCGGCGCTATGGCCAGCCAGGGCGTGGACAGTTTCATCTGGTTCATTGCTGTTCTGTCCACGGCGGTAGGATTGTTAAATCTATTTCCAATCCCGGTCTTGGATGGCGGGCATCTTGTGTTTTATGCGTACGAAGCCGCGACAGGACGCAAGCCAAGCGACAAGGCACTCAGAGTTCTTATGACGGTCGGGCTGACTTTGGTCCTCGGCTTGATGCTTTTCGCTTTGTTCAACGATATTTTCTGCCCTTGA
- the bamA gene encoding outer membrane protein assembly factor BamA, with product MANFLRAGAGRLLQDGIALKTIRSFTAFVLLFLTILAVEPAHAQSFRFSSVTVEGNQRIEAGTIASQAGIEAGQTLSAGELNAAAQRVRASGLFETVEVEPRGNTLVIRVVEFPTINAVAIEGNKRLKDDDLLGFIETEPRQVFSPTRVERDVVILTEAYEQSGRVAARISPKIIRRSDNRVDVIFEVFEGRPIEVKRIGFVGNKAYSDRRLRRVIDSKQAGLLRAIIARDTFVADRLEFDKQVLSDFYLSRGYVDFRVTGTNAELARERDGYFVTFNIQEGQQFRFGEITTVSEMNGVDAEDYQSVLKIKPGVVYSPTLVENSIARMERQAIRNGVDFMRVDPRITRNDRELTLDVEFVLVRGPRVFVERIDIEGNTTTLDRVIRRQFDTVEGDPFNPREIRQAAQRIRALRYFSTADVNAREGSSPDQVVVDVDVEETTTGSLSFGANFSSDAGFGVSVGFSERNFLGRGQRVSANVIVNAETANYSLSFAEPAFLGRDVEFSVRTSLLETSRNNSLFDTITGDFRPAIGFPLGESSRLNLFYNLGYSEMTDYPATGLSPILAAESAQGGEIASSIGFVYSYDTRRTGLNPNAGVLLEFGTEFAGLGGDQEFIRPSVRVIGQTRVFNEEITLRATLEAGALEFLSGNTRAVDRYTQQVIRGFDANGLGPVQNGEHLGGNYFAAAKFDAEFPIGLPDEFGISGGVFYDVGSIWGLDTTGPGVASEDFTLRHVVGFSLFWDSPFGPLRLNFSRALESEPGDVERNFDITVRTDF from the coding sequence ATGGCTAATTTTCTCAGAGCGGGGGCAGGGCGTCTTTTACAAGACGGCATTGCGTTGAAAACAATCCGCTCGTTTACCGCTTTTGTCTTGTTGTTTTTGACGATTTTGGCCGTTGAACCGGCCCATGCGCAAAGCTTTCGCTTTTCGTCGGTGACTGTCGAAGGCAATCAGCGGATTGAAGCGGGCACAATTGCATCCCAAGCCGGTATTGAAGCGGGGCAGACACTCTCTGCCGGCGAGTTAAATGCAGCGGCTCAACGCGTCCGTGCCAGTGGGCTTTTTGAAACCGTTGAGGTTGAGCCGCGAGGCAACACGCTTGTTATTCGCGTGGTGGAATTTCCAACGATCAACGCGGTGGCCATCGAAGGCAACAAACGTTTGAAGGACGATGACCTGTTGGGCTTCATTGAAACTGAGCCACGTCAGGTGTTCAGCCCGACCCGCGTGGAACGGGATGTCGTGATTCTCACCGAAGCCTATGAGCAAAGCGGCCGGGTTGCCGCGCGGATCTCGCCCAAGATTATCCGCCGCAGTGACAACCGTGTGGATGTCATTTTTGAAGTGTTCGAAGGGCGACCCATCGAAGTAAAACGCATCGGCTTTGTCGGCAACAAGGCGTATTCTGACCGCCGCTTGCGCCGCGTCATCGACAGCAAGCAAGCTGGTCTTTTGCGAGCGATCATCGCGCGCGACACTTTCGTTGCCGACCGGTTAGAATTCGACAAGCAAGTGCTGAGCGATTTCTATCTGTCGCGCGGCTATGTGGATTTCCGGGTCACCGGCACAAATGCCGAGCTTGCGCGTGAGCGTGATGGGTATTTCGTTACCTTCAACATTCAAGAAGGCCAGCAATTCCGCTTTGGTGAAATCACCACGGTCAGTGAAATGAACGGGGTGGATGCCGAAGATTACCAAAGCGTGCTCAAGATCAAGCCTGGCGTGGTATACTCGCCCACTTTGGTCGAGAACTCCATCGCGCGGATGGAGCGTCAGGCTATTCGCAATGGCGTTGATTTCATGCGGGTTGATCCGCGCATCACGCGCAATGACCGTGAGTTGACGCTCGATGTCGAATTTGTGCTGGTGCGGGGGCCGCGCGTATTTGTCGAGCGCATTGATATTGAGGGCAACACAACCACGCTTGACCGTGTTATTCGCCGTCAATTCGACACCGTCGAGGGCGATCCCTTTAATCCGCGCGAAATTCGTCAGGCTGCTCAGCGCATCCGCGCGTTGAGATATTTCTCAACGGCGGATGTCAATGCGCGCGAAGGGTCCAGTCCGGATCAGGTTGTTGTCGACGTGGATGTCGAAGAAACGACAACTGGCTCTCTGTCCTTTGGCGCAAATTTCTCCTCGGACGCAGGCTTTGGCGTATCGGTCGGCTTTTCAGAGCGAAATTTCCTCGGCCGTGGCCAGCGTGTTTCAGCGAACGTGATTGTAAATGCTGAAACGGCCAATTACAGCCTGTCCTTCGCAGAGCCTGCATTCCTTGGCCGTGATGTGGAATTCAGTGTCCGCACCTCGCTTTTGGAGACGTCTCGGAACAATAGTTTATTTGACACGATCACCGGAGATTTCCGCCCTGCCATTGGGTTTCCTCTGGGCGAAAGCAGCCGGCTGAATTTGTTTTACAATCTTGGTTATTCGGAAATGACGGACTATCCGGCGACTGGTCTGTCGCCGATCCTTGCGGCGGAGTCGGCGCAGGGCGGGGAAATCGCAAGCTCAATTGGATTTGTCTACTCCTACGACACGCGTCGCACAGGTCTTAACCCCAATGCAGGAGTTTTGCTGGAATTCGGTACGGAATTTGCCGGGCTTGGTGGAGATCAGGAGTTTATCCGTCCTAGCGTTCGAGTGATTGGACAAACGCGCGTTTTCAATGAGGAAATTACGCTTCGAGCAACACTGGAAGCGGGTGCTCTAGAATTTCTCAGCGGGAACACCCGCGCGGTTGATCGGTATACCCAGCAAGTGATCCGCGGCTTTGATGCCAATGGTTTGGGGCCGGTGCAAAATGGAGAGCATTTGGGCGGAAACTATTTCGCCGCCGCAAAGTTTGACGCGGAATTCCCGATCGGTTTGCCAGATGAATTTGGCATCAGCGGCGGCGTGTTTTATGACGTTGGCTCAATCTGGGGCCTGGACACGACTGGACCGGGTGTTGCATCCGAGGACTTTACACTACGCCACGTTGTCGGCTTCTCGCTGTTCTGGGACTCTCCCTTCGGACCTTTGCGTTTGAATTTCTCGCGTGCGCTCGAAAGCGAGCCGGGCGATGTTGAGCGTAATTTTGACATTACGGTTCGCACGGATTTCTAA
- a CDS encoding OmpH family outer membrane protein, with protein MTKIRTILSIALIAGGSLVFGPIAASSQDVGVVQSQVLVIDPERLFNQTRLGQSYLALIQVERDALIARNRQIEAELEAEEKALTEKREETSPEEFREMADAFDTRVQDIRRDSERRVRDLERNRERAPVEFMRQVEPVLVDIMRAAGGVVVVDARNVLLRADVIDITDVAIARIDNVLAPGVPETGTDAPDGEAQGGTE; from the coding sequence ATGACAAAAATCAGGACCATCCTGTCCATCGCTTTGATCGCGGGGGGCAGTTTGGTTTTTGGCCCCATCGCCGCCTCATCTCAGGATGTGGGTGTGGTGCAAAGCCAGGTGCTTGTGATCGACCCGGAGCGTTTGTTCAACCAGACACGGTTGGGTCAGAGCTATCTGGCGCTGATTCAAGTGGAACGGGATGCTCTGATCGCGCGCAATCGTCAGATCGAGGCGGAATTAGAGGCCGAGGAAAAGGCTCTGACGGAGAAGCGAGAAGAGACAAGCCCCGAGGAGTTTCGCGAGATGGCGGATGCCTTTGATACGCGGGTGCAGGATATTCGCCGCGACAGCGAACGCCGGGTGCGTGATCTGGAACGTAACCGTGAACGCGCACCGGTGGAGTTCATGCGCCAGGTCGAACCGGTTCTGGTTGACATCATGCGCGCCGCCGGGGGCGTTGTTGTCGTGGATGCGCGCAACGTGCTTTTGCGCGCTGATGTGATTGACATCACCGACGTGGCCATCGCACGCATTGACAATGTGCTGGCTCCTGGCGTTCCGGAAACCGGAACCGACGCGCCGGATGGCGAAGCGCAAGGCGGCACGGAATGA
- the fabZ gene encoding 3-hydroxyacyl-ACP dehydratase FabZ: MTDTLQTADIERIKRLIPHRYPFLLVDKVVDIDGYQTARGIKNVTMNEPHFQGHFPAKPIMPGVTIVEAMAQTAAVMVGAALGMEDRNLLVYFMAIDSCKFRRMVVPGDVLEMKLETLRGKPGGKVWKFRGVAKVGDELAAEAEFAAMMDLPKE, encoded by the coding sequence ATGACAGACACGCTGCAGACGGCAGATATCGAACGGATCAAAAGGCTGATCCCGCATCGGTACCCATTCCTTTTGGTGGACAAGGTTGTTGACATTGATGGCTATCAAACCGCGCGTGGGATCAAGAATGTCACGATGAATGAGCCTCATTTTCAGGGGCATTTTCCGGCCAAGCCGATCATGCCCGGAGTGACGATTGTCGAGGCCATGGCGCAGACAGCGGCCGTCATGGTCGGGGCCGCACTTGGCATGGAGGACCGCAATCTGTTGGTCTATTTCATGGCGATCGACTCGTGCAAGTTCCGCCGTATGGTGGTGCCTGGTGATGTGCTTGAGATGAAGCTTGAGACCTTGCGTGGCAAGCCCGGCGGCAAGGTCTGGAAATTCCGCGGCGTGGCGAAGGTCGGCGATGAACTGGCCGCCGAAGCAGAATTCGCAGCGATGATGGATTTGCCGAAGGAGTAA
- the lpxA gene encoding acyl-ACP--UDP-N-acetylglucosamine O-acyltransferase has protein sequence MSRASETKIHPSSVIEEGAQIGQGVEVGPFCHIGANVSLADGVQLKSHVVVSGKTRIGEDTVVFPFACIGEIPQDLKFKGEETELEIGARNRIREHVTMNTGTEGGGGVTRVGDDGLFMAGCHVAHDAQVGDRVIIVNNAALAGHCVIEDDVIIGGLSGVHQWVRIGQGAIIGAVTMVTNDVIPYGLVQAPRGQLDGLNLVGLKRRGVARSDITALRAAIQMLAQGEGTFQDRARRLGEETESDYVRQIVDFVTAASDRSFLTPGAS, from the coding sequence ATGAGCCGAGCTTCGGAGACGAAAATTCACCCCAGTTCGGTGATTGAAGAAGGCGCGCAGATTGGCCAAGGCGTCGAGGTTGGGCCGTTTTGCCATATTGGTGCAAACGTAAGCCTGGCTGACGGCGTTCAATTGAAAAGCCATGTTGTGGTGTCGGGCAAGACACGCATCGGTGAAGATACCGTGGTTTTCCCTTTCGCTTGCATTGGGGAAATCCCGCAGGATTTGAAATTCAAAGGCGAAGAAACCGAGCTTGAGATCGGTGCGCGTAACCGCATCCGCGAACATGTGACGATGAACACCGGCACCGAAGGGGGCGGTGGCGTGACACGTGTCGGCGATGACGGGCTTTTCATGGCGGGCTGTCATGTGGCCCATGATGCGCAGGTTGGCGACCGGGTCATCATCGTGAACAACGCCGCTTTGGCGGGGCATTGTGTGATCGAAGACGACGTGATCATTGGAGGATTGTCCGGGGTGCATCAATGGGTGCGCATCGGGCAAGGCGCTATCATTGGCGCTGTCACAATGGTGACCAATGACGTGATCCCCTACGGCCTTGTACAAGCGCCACGCGGCCAGCTGGATGGGCTCAATCTTGTGGGCCTCAAACGGCGCGGCGTCGCACGATCTGACATCACAGCCCTGCGGGCCGCCATTCAGATGCTGGCGCAAGGCGAAGGGACCTTTCAGGACCGCGCACGGCGGTTGGGTGAAGAAACAGAGAGCGACTATGTCCGGCAAATCGTGGATTTTGTGACAGCGGCCAGCGACCGGTCCTTCCTGACCCCCGGCGCGAGCTAA